A region from the Thermanaeromonas toyohensis ToBE genome encodes:
- a CDS encoding DUF169 domain-containing protein, whose protein sequence is MSVSLRELAQKMVDILGLKTQPVAVKFCERTYGDHLEQRKMRYCQALMLARHGEEVVLTAENIACPAAAAAFGFKPLPEKIAEGDMLANLGLFAQPAAAKYTMSLMPRLERGKYQAVRLLPLSQAEGVVPDVVVVEGLPEQLMWIILASVFNTGGRLNFETGVFQATCVDATVVPFMKQKVNACFGCYGCREASDIDLSETVMGFPGGILEEVVDSLSRLAAKALPRARGKSVYKGFVGQQ, encoded by the coding sequence ATGTCCGTGTCCTTGAGGGAATTAGCGCAAAAGATGGTGGACATTTTGGGATTAAAAACTCAACCTGTAGCGGTTAAGTTTTGTGAAAGGACGTATGGGGATCATTTAGAGCAGAGGAAGATGCGCTACTGCCAGGCTTTGATGCTGGCCAGGCACGGAGAAGAGGTTGTTTTGACGGCGGAAAACATCGCCTGTCCGGCAGCCGCGGCAGCCTTCGGCTTCAAACCTTTGCCGGAAAAGATTGCCGAAGGTGACATGCTAGCTAACCTGGGACTGTTCGCCCAGCCCGCTGCAGCCAAGTATACCATGTCCCTTATGCCGAGACTAGAGAGGGGCAAATATCAGGCTGTGCGCCTGCTCCCCCTTTCCCAGGCAGAAGGTGTGGTGCCGGATGTAGTGGTGGTAGAAGGGCTACCGGAACAGCTTATGTGGATTATCCTGGCTTCTGTCTTTAATACTGGTGGCAGGCTAAACTTTGAAACCGGGGTCTTCCAGGCCACCTGTGTTGACGCCACGGTAGTTCCCTTTATGAAACAAAAGGTGAATGCCTGTTTTGGCTGCTATGGGTGCCGGGAGGCGAGCGACATTGACCTATCAGAAACCGTTATGGGGTTTCCTGGGGGTATACTCGAGGAGGTGGTAGATTCTTTAAGCAGACTGGCGGCCAAAGCTCTGCCTAGAGCCAGAGGTAAGTCCGTGTATAAGGGTTTCGTAGGGCAACAATAG